The genomic stretch AGAAACACCCCGGTACTGGCGGTTCGAATGCCCATCTGACGACTACAGGTCGGGCAATCAATGCTGGTGAGCACCATCTGGTTCGGCTTCATCCCGCCTTCATCCGGCTCCAGCTCGGCGGTTTCCAGTTGCTTGCTGAATTCAGCAAAGAATTCATCTAGCACGGCTTTCCATTCAGCCTGGCTGTTGGCAACCAGATCAAGGCTGTTCTCCATGCGTGCGGTGAAATCATAATTCATCAACTCGCGGAAGTTATCTTCCAGCCGGTCGGTGACGATTTCCCCCATTTTCTCCGCATAGAAACGACGATTTTCTACCCGGACATAACCACGATCCTGAATCGTAGAAATGATAGCCGCATAGGTAGAAGGCCGGCCGATACCGCGCTTTTCCAGTTCCTTAACCAGAGAAGCCTCGCTGTAACGTGCCGGTGGCTTGGTAAAATGCTGACTTGGCAACAATTTTTCCAACGACAACGCTTGTCCTACTTCAACAACTGGCAATGTCCGGTCTTCATCGCTCTTGCGTAATGCCGGCATCACTTTCGTCCAGCCATCAAAACGCAGGGTACGCCCTTTGGCGCGCAGTTGATAATCCCCGGCACTGACCAACAGTGTTGTGGAATCATACTGAGCAGGTGTCATCTGACACGCCACGAACTGCCGCCAAATCAGTTGGTACAGCTTTTGTGCATCGGCTTCCATGTCTTTAAGCTGGTCAGCCAGCACCTTGACATCAGAAGGACGGATCGCTTCGTGCGCTTCCTGTGAATTTTCCTTGCTGGTGTACAGGTTAGCGGCATCCGGCAGATAGCGTTTACCAAACTCGCTTTGAATATAATCACGCGCCATCGTCAGCGCATCCTGACTCAAGTTCGTGGAATCGGTACGCATGTAAGTGATGTGACCGGCTTCATACAGTCGCTGCGCCATCATCATGGTTTTTTTCACGCCAAAACCCAGACGGGTGCTAGCGGCTTGTTGCAGCGTAGAGGTAATAAAGGGAGCGCCCGGTTTGCTGCTGGTCGGTTTGTCTTCCCGCTCGGCGACCACATAGCTGGCTTTTTCCAGCAGGCTGAGCGCCGCCTGTGTCTGTGCCTGATTTACCGGACGGAAAGGTTTACCCTGGTGATGCGTTACCTGCATCTGCAATGCCGTTTCGGCATTGGCCAGCAAATCGGCGTGCAACTCCCAGTATTCTTCCGGTACAAACGCTTTGATTTCACGCTCGCGTTCCACTACCAGACGCACCGCCACTGACTGCACTCGTCCGGCAGACAATCCGCGGGCAATTTTCTTCCACAACAGCGGCGACACCATGTACCCCACCACACGATCCATAAAACGGCGTGCTTGTTGGGCATTAACACGGTTGATATTCAGTTCGCCCGGTTTTTCGAACGCCTGACGAATGGCATTCTTGGTGATTTCGTTAAACACCACACGGCTAAAACGCTTGTCATCACCACCGATAATTTCCCGCAGGTGCCACGCAATGGCTTCCCCTTCGCGGTCAAGGTCGGTTGCGAGGTAGATGTGGTCGGCATTCTGTGCCAGCGTTTTTAACTCTGAGACCACTTTTTCCTTACCGGGCAGGATCTCATAATGGGCTTGCCAGCCATGGTACGGATCAACGCCCATGCGATTAACCAGTGCGGTTTTTTCATCTTTTTTGACCGCTTTCTTGGCCTTCTCGCCACTTTTGGCTTTCTCGGCGGCGCCTTCAGCGCCTTTCTTGCTCGCGGAACCCGAACCGCTGGTCGGCAAGTCACGGACATGGCCTACGCTGGACTTCACCACGTAGTCATTGCCAAGGTACTTATTAATCGTTTTGGCCTTTGCCGGGGACTCGACGATAACGAGAGCTTTACCCATAATATATTGTTACCTACTGAATTCTTTGAAAAAAGAAAAAATTTTCTCAGTTATTCGCTCTGGCTTTCCAGCCGGCGTAGCCTGAACCATCACGGTTGCGGGAAAATCGTTTTTTTAACGTGGCGACGGTGCGCCGCACGCATTCACTGCGCCGCAACCCTATGATCAATCAGGATTATTCTTTACTGCATCACACTCATCGGCAACCGGTTTCATCCCGGCGTAACGCAATTTTTCCGCCTGACGATGCAAAATCCCACACTCTACCTGATAAATAGCACCACGCAACCTAATTAGCATGTAAAACCTGTTTTCGCCAATCATTACTCTTGTGTTTATCGGCAAAGTAGTGAATAAAAATCAGTCAATTTGCGCTAAATCCCACTCAGACGCTACAATAGCGCCAGAAAAACTAGGGTTACTTGCAGGAGAGAAAGACCATGCCTGGTTTTATGCACATAAATGAAGAAAAAACACCGATTAGCCGTGAAGCCCTGTTACAGGAAGCCAATGCGCTGATTCAGAATCACGACGATTACCTGCATGGCATGATCGCTAATGCGGTAGAACAAAAAAATGGCGTACTGGTGTTTCGCGGCGAGTACTTTCTCGATAACGATGGGCTCCCGACGAACAAAACCACAGCAGTGTTCAATATGTTCAAACATCTGGCGCACGTCTTATCAGAAAAATATCAACTTATTGATTAATACCAACCTTACACCGGGACCACACCGCCCGGTGCTTCTTTGGTGTTGCGACTCTTCGGTGTTTTTAGTCTCCCCGGTTCACGTACCCTGTGGCATTCACCAATATTCTCCTTTGTGCATTCGCGGTTATCCGCCGTCAGCCAAGCTATGCCCCTCTGTTTTAGGCCACAACAATGGAGAATGGCAACGCTACCATTAACAACGCCTAAATAATTTAAAAATAAATATAATAGACTTAATTAAAAAAGATATTATTTAAAGAAAATCCTTTTAAAAAAAAAGCAGAAAACATTTCACAACAAATATTGCAATTTATTTACAGAACAAAAATCATTACTTATACTCTCGAACGATGCCTTACCGGCATCCATTAAAAATCATTTATGGAGAGTGTTATGAAAAAGCAATTTGGATTGCCTTTGTTATTGTCACTCGCAGCAGTTTTTAGTCATGGCAGTTATTCTCAAACCCTTAATAATACCGATGAGGCAGGCCTGCCGATTGAATCAGGTCTGACAACGTTCCAGCCATTGGAAAGCAGCGGCCCGCTTTCTGTAGCCAGAGATACCCCCCGTTCATCATCATCTTCTGGTCCCTTGCGAGCTCCGGCCCCTGCGCTATCACGCGTGGCAGTCTACGCCGTAGGTTCGTCTAACTGTGGTTGGGAACCCATGACCTCTCTGGGGCAATTTTCAACCACCTGTGACCACGGTGGCTCACAACTTAGGGTAGCAGTACAGGAAATTGGTTACGGCAGTAATCCGGTAGCCTGGATGAATAGCAATTTATTGCCACGCAGCGCCAATTATCAAACCGATACTATTTGTAATGTCGGGGGGCAATACACCTTCCCTTGTCCGGCCGGTTATACCGTTGTAGGCTGGATGCGTTATTATAATCTGGATGGAAATGAAAGTGGTCAATTCCAATTCCAGGACACATCAACGAATGCGCCAAGAAATACGTTATCCACACAGATAACTATTCGATAATTCGGCACATGAACGGCCCCATGGGCCGTTCATTCATCGAGGTCATCTATTTTTATTTTGAACAACACCCATGGACTATAAAATAAAATTACCTGCCATCAGGAAAATAAAATAATTAATAGATGAATGAACGATTAAAAATCGCCACACAATATTTATACCGAAACCAGAATATGAAGAACAGGCAGGAACCCACCCATCCGGCACACCACAATACACTGATGGTATTGATACAAAGGCAATACACGGACAGGCAGGTCAAACAGCTGACTTACAGCTGAGGATGATTTCCTCGCTGCCACCAACGCAGCATCAGACGTTCCAGCGCATCGCTGGTACTGCCGGTTAACCGATCCAACAGACGCTTGCGGCGGGTATAGCGTACCGCCAATACTTCGTGGTTTTCCATTTCAGCAATCAGTAGGTCGTCACTGGTGCCAATAGCATCCACCAGCCCCATGTCCTTCGCCTGTGTACCAAACCAGTGCTCACCGGTTGCGACCGATTCAATATCCAACGACGGGCGCATCTCGCTGACAAACTGTTTAAATAGCAGATGCGTTTCATTTAATTCCTGACGGAATTTTTCCCGCCCTTCATCCGTGTTTTCACCAAACAGTGTCAGTGTGCGTTTGTACTGGCCTGCCGTATGCAATTCCACATCAATATCTTTATTCTTCAATAACCGATTGAAGTTCGGGATTTGTGCCACCACGCCAATCGACCCGACAATAGCGAACGGCGCCGCCACGATACGATCCGCCACGCATGCCATCATATAGCCGCCGCTGGCCGCCACTTTATCCACGGCTACGGTCAGGCGAATACCACGCTGCCGGATACGCTGTAGTTGGGACGCAGCCAGCCCGTAGCCATGCACCACACCGCCAGGGCTTTCCAGGCGTAGCAACACTTCATCTTCCGGTCGTGCCACCGCCAGCACCGCCGACACTTCTTCTCGCAGCGAGCTGACTTCGCCCGCGTCCATACTGCCGTTAAAATCGAGCACATATAAGCACGGGCGAGCGGATTTCTCCTCGCCACGTTTGGCGCGCTTCTTTTCCTGTTTGGCGGTTTCCTTATCTTCTTTTTTTGTTTTTTCTCCAGCAGGTTACGCTCGGTGTCGCTCATAGCGGCAGAGCGCATCTCCTGCCGCATCTCACGGTATTGTTCGCCCAGATTAATCACCTGCAGTTCGCCTTTACGATGGCGTTTACGCTGTGTCATACCGACTGTCAGCACCACCAATGCGCCGATCGCGACGACAAGGGTGACGACTTTTGCCAGGAATAAACCATACTGAGAAAGTAATTCCACAAATACCGCCTTCATTGACCAATGTGATATATGACGTTGATTCTCAAACAACCATTACGGTTTACAGCGCGGGGCGCCGAGCTTCTAACCTAACGTATGACAAGCGTGATGGCGATGATCTTTATATATAAATTGAACTTTCCGCTGCTTTTTGCTGCGCAGTCTGTGAGAAAGCCGGACCTTCTGATTGAAAACACCTATTGTTTCAGGCATAAAAAAACCATGATGGCTTTTTAGAAACACCACATCATCCACGAATGATGGCAGCCAGAGGACACTGTTTTGCATTACCAACCGAAAAAAGACTTGTTGCAACACCGTATTATTCTGGTCACGGGTGCCGGTGATGGCATTGGGCGCGAGGCCGCGCTGACCTATGCACGTCATGGTGCAAGCATGGTGTTGCTGGGACGTACCGAGAGTAAATTGCGGGACGTGGAACAACAAATCCTGCAAGAGTGCGGGACCCACAGTTATCTGATCCCCTGCGATATGCTGACCGCCAGCCACCATGACTTTATGCAGATAGCCGGGCAGCTTGGTCAGGCGCTACCGCGGCTCGATGGCGTGCTGCACAATGCCGGTCTGCTGGGTGACATTGTGCCGATGGCGGAACAATCCGCTACCGTCTGGCACCAGGTCATGCAGGTTAACGTTAACGCGACTTTTATGCTGACACAGGCGTTATTGCCGTTGCTGCTGAAATCCGCCACTCCCTCGCTTATTTTCACCAGTTCCAGTGTGGGTCGTCAGGGGCGTGCTAACTGGGGGGCTTATTCGGTCTCCAAATTTGCGACTGAAGGCATGATGCAGGTGCTGGCCGAGGAGTATCGCAACCGCAACCTGCGGGTCAACTGCATCAATCCTGGTGGTACTCGTACCCCGA from Dickeya zeae NCPPB 2538 encodes the following:
- the topA gene encoding type I DNA topoisomerase, which codes for MGKALVIVESPAKAKTINKYLGNDYVVKSSVGHVRDLPTSGSGSASKKGAEGAAEKAKSGEKAKKAVKKDEKTALVNRMGVDPYHGWQAHYEILPGKEKVVSELKTLAQNADHIYLATDLDREGEAIAWHLREIIGGDDKRFSRVVFNEITKNAIRQAFEKPGELNINRVNAQQARRFMDRVVGYMVSPLLWKKIARGLSAGRVQSVAVRLVVEREREIKAFVPEEYWELHADLLANAETALQMQVTHHQGKPFRPVNQAQTQAALSLLEKASYVVAEREDKPTSSKPGAPFITSTLQQAASTRLGFGVKKTMMMAQRLYEAGHITYMRTDSTNLSQDALTMARDYIQSEFGKRYLPDAANLYTSKENSQEAHEAIRPSDVKVLADQLKDMEADAQKLYQLIWRQFVACQMTPAQYDSTTLLVSAGDYQLRAKGRTLRFDGWTKVMPALRKSDEDRTLPVVEVGQALSLEKLLPSQHFTKPPARYSEASLVKELEKRGIGRPSTYAAIISTIQDRGYVRVENRRFYAEKMGEIVTDRLEDNFRELMNYDFTARMENSLDLVANSQAEWKAVLDEFFAEFSKQLETAELEPDEGGMKPNQMVLTSIDCPTCSRQMGIRTASTGVFLGCSGYALPPKERCKTTINLIPEAEVLNVLEGDEAETNALRARRRCSKCGTAMDSYLIDNQRKLHVCGNNPSCDGYEIEHGEFRLKGYDGPVVECEKCGSEMHLKMGRFGKYMACTNETCGNTRKILRNGEVAPPKEDPVPLPELACEKSDAYFVLRDGAAGVFLAANTFPKSRETRAPLVEELVRFRDRLPEKLRYLADAPVTDPEGNKTLVRFSRKTKQQYVSSEKEGKATGWSAFYVDGKWAEASR
- a CDS encoding YciN family protein produces the protein MPGFMHINEEKTPISREALLQEANALIQNHDDYLHGMIANAVEQKNGVLVFRGEYFLDNDGLPTNKTTAVFNMFKHLAHVLSEKYQLID
- a CDS encoding YolA family protein, with translation MKKQFGLPLLLSLAAVFSHGSYSQTLNNTDEAGLPIESGLTTFQPLESSGPLSVARDTPRSSSSSGPLRAPAPALSRVAVYAVGSSNCGWEPMTSLGQFSTTCDHGGSQLRVAVQEIGYGSNPVAWMNSNLLPRSANYQTDTICNVGGQYTFPCPAGYTVVGWMRYYNLDGNESGQFQFQDTSTNAPRNTLSTQITIR
- a CDS encoding YciK family oxidoreductase, yielding MHYQPKKDLLQHRIILVTGAGDGIGREAALTYARHGASMVLLGRTESKLRDVEQQILQECGTHSYLIPCDMLTASHHDFMQIAGQLGQALPRLDGVLHNAGLLGDIVPMAEQSATVWHQVMQVNVNATFMLTQALLPLLLKSATPSLIFTSSSVGRQGRANWGAYSVSKFATEGMMQVLAEEYRNRNLRVNCINPGGTRTPMRAAAFPNEDPNKLKTPADIMPLYLYLMGDDSRRKTGMSFDAQPDRKPGPAE